GCCAAAACAGGCACCAGCCCCGATGGTTCGCCGATAATCGCGCCCAATGGCGCGGCGCAAAGGTCGGGCAGGGCCGCAATCATATGCGGAACACCACGACAGCCAATTTCCTCGTCATAAGACAGGGCCAGGTGAATGGGCGTTTGCGGGTTAATGGCAACCAGGGCGGGCACCATTGCCAGGATGGCAGCCAGATACCCCTTCATATCGCAGCTCCCCCGGCCAATCAGCCGTCCGTCTTTGTGCTGGCGCAAAACAAACGGGTCGGACTGCCACTCCGGCTCGCCTGCGGGAACAACATCCACATGCCCCGACAGGATGTAACCGGGCCGTGACGGGTCGCCAATAGTGGCAAAAAGATTGGACCGATCCCCTTCCGGGCCAGGCAGCAAGTGGGTAAGAACACCATGCCCCTTAAGGTAGTCCGCCACAAAGGCGATTAAGTCCTGATTGGAGGTCCCGGCAACTGTCCGAAAAGAAACAAGACAATCAAGCATTTCGACCGGGCTGAAATTCTGTGCAGTCATTTTCGACCTCAGGACGCGGTAACGAAAATTTTGCGAACGGTCTCGATGGTTCTCCACTCACCAGTAAAACCCGGCTTCATGACAAAACTTTCACCGGCGGAAAATCTATGGCACGCCCCACCCGCCTCGCTGATTTCAACCACCCCCGACAGGATATGGCAAAACTCAAAGGTTTCCCCTTTGATCGAAACGGTTGTGCCGGGCGTTGCCTCCCAAA
The Thalassospira sp. TSL5-1 genome window above contains:
- a CDS encoding cupin domain-containing protein, with the protein product MTRLVPLDVMPSFTPRENTALPERLIEGNPHFKTWDLDAAEAGADKWGQIRSGIWEATPGTTVSIKGETFEFCHILSGVVEISEAGGACHRFSAGESFVMKPGFTGEWRTIETVRKIFVTAS